A section of the Thioflexithrix psekupsensis genome encodes:
- a CDS encoding metallophosphoesterase, whose protein sequence is MAQSLRIAQISDTHIGASHEPYNGVDMRGQFQRVIAELARRPLDLLIISGDLALMDGEIEAYDWIKQQLADFPVPYLIMLGNHDRLETAMSVFNLPKEDVHHGEFYFYRQFNECHCLFLDTSSYYLSLNQQQWLQQMVQQIKGDILLFMHHPPTLCACQFMDQHHALRNYQEVWQFFLTLPSIKHIFCGHYHTGCDITVSDKWIHLTPSTMLQIDRVSSELVLDKKIFGWRMIEWTQNQPLKTTVEYLQN, encoded by the coding sequence ATGGCTCAATCTCTTCGCATCGCACAAATTTCTGATACGCATATTGGCGCAAGCCATGAACCATATAATGGAGTCGATATGCGTGGACAATTCCAACGGGTTATTGCTGAATTAGCGCGTCGTCCTTTGGATTTGCTCATTATTTCTGGAGATTTGGCTTTAATGGATGGCGAAATAGAGGCTTATGATTGGATTAAGCAACAATTAGCCGATTTTCCCGTGCCTTATTTAATCATGTTAGGGAATCATGATCGTTTAGAAACGGCAATGTCTGTTTTTAATTTGCCAAAAGAAGATGTGCATCATGGGGAGTTTTATTTTTATCGGCAATTTAATGAATGTCATTGTTTATTTTTAGATACTTCCTCTTATTATTTATCTTTAAATCAGCAGCAATGGTTACAGCAAATGGTGCAGCAAATAAAGGGAGATATTTTATTATTTATGCACCATCCGCCGACCTTATGTGCTTGTCAATTTATGGATCAGCATCATGCGTTAAGAAATTATCAAGAAGTGTGGCAATTTTTCTTGACATTGCCGTCAATTAAGCATATTTTTTGTGGACATTATCATACGGGATGTGATATAACAGTGTCAGACAAATGGATACACTTAACGCCGTCCACGATGTTACAAATTGACCGTGTTTCATCAGAATTGGTATTGGATAAGAAAATTTTTGGCTGGCGCATGATTGAATGGACGCAAAATCAACCGTTAAAAACCACGGTAGAATATTTACAAAATTAA
- a CDS encoding sulfotransferase family protein — protein MQNSPVFLVGAERSGTTLLRLMLDSHPLIHFQFEFEYIVDQLDAQGRWPTITDYHDYLATHRIFLLHPFVIDKNLPYDELIRSFLRQKQQEKNKPIVGATVHYCFEHLPQFWPEARFIYIVRDGRDVARPNLKTGWHGLPYFGAKRWLAAQQSWLQLTQQITAEQHITIYYEKLIHDTDAVLKQLFDFLQIPFDTAMYDYTSHTHYKPPDVQMLEQWRTKMSAYQIRLVEGQIGKLLQQHGYALSGLPPRQPWWIEATGLRFWNNLSRAFFRMRRYPFSLYLQDIISRRLGLKAWQKKVKLKINHIENELLRP, from the coding sequence ATGCAAAATTCCCCTGTTTTTTTGGTGGGGGCAGAGCGTTCGGGTACGACTTTATTGCGTTTAATGTTAGATTCACATCCGCTCATTCATTTTCAATTTGAATTTGAATATATTGTGGATCAATTAGATGCCCAAGGACGTTGGCCAACCATTACAGATTATCATGATTATTTAGCCACGCATCGCATCTTTTTATTGCATCCTTTTGTGATTGATAAAAATTTGCCTTATGATGAATTAATTCGCAGCTTTTTACGGCAAAAACAACAAGAAAAAAATAAGCCTATTGTGGGTGCCACCGTACATTATTGTTTTGAACATTTGCCGCAATTTTGGCCAGAGGCGCGTTTTATTTACATTGTGCGCGACGGGCGCGATGTGGCACGACCGAATTTAAAAACAGGTTGGCATGGTTTACCTTATTTTGGCGCAAAAAGATGGTTAGCCGCACAACAATCATGGCTGCAATTAACCCAGCAAATTACCGCTGAACAACACATCACAATTTATTATGAAAAGCTCATTCATGATACCGATGCCGTGTTAAAGCAACTTTTTGATTTTCTTCAGATTCCTTTTGATACGGCGATGTATGATTACACCAGCCATACGCATTATAAGCCGCCTGATGTGCAAATGTTAGAGCAATGGCGAACCAAAATGAGTGCCTATCAAATTCGTTTAGTTGAGGGGCAAATTGGCAAGTTATTGCAACAACATGGTTATGCGTTAAGTGGCCTCCCCCCGCGCCAACCATGGTGGATAGAAGCGACAGGATTGCGGTTTTGGAATAATTTATCGCGGGCATTTTTTAGAATGCGACGCTATCCTTTTTCTTTATATTTGCAAGATATAATTTCTCGACGTTTGGGTTTAAAAGCGTGGCAAAAAAAGGTGAAATTAAAAATTAATCATATCGAAAATGAACTTTTACGTCCCTAA
- a CDS encoding ComEA family DNA-binding protein has product MMMLRRGWMLFLVLGFWGIQWNAFAEEPININTADVETLAETLEGIGEKKAEAIVQSRTVEGPFESVDDLERVSGIGPKLIDKNRHLMTVGEPEAQPTETTVEQVETTTEAAEATVEAEATTETESVAN; this is encoded by the coding sequence ATGATGATGTTGAGACGTGGATGGATGTTGTTTCTGGTGTTGGGGTTTTGGGGAATTCAGTGGAATGCTTTCGCTGAAGAACCCATTAACATTAATACTGCCGATGTGGAAACATTGGCGGAAACATTAGAGGGGATCGGTGAGAAAAAAGCCGAAGCCATTGTGCAATCTCGCACAGTTGAAGGACCTTTTGAATCCGTTGATGATCTGGAGCGAGTTTCTGGAATTGGCCCCAAACTGATTGATAAAAATCGTCATCTGATGACCGTAGGTGAGCCTGAAGCACAACCCACAGAAACCACCGTAGAACAAGTTGAGACAACAACAGAAGCCGCTGAAGCCACCGTAGAAGCCGAAGCCACAACAGAAACTGAATCAGTCGCAAATTAA
- a CDS encoding FIST signal transduction protein produces the protein MSQFKMGHASADNWQVAAYQCLQQIGSVGQANLGFIYATDQFAGEMGEILVYLKQETGLQHWVGSVAMGVCATGIEYFDKPAIVILLAEFPEDSFQVFSTITDDFSGFINKHQAWYQSRQALFAIVHGDPNNRHLPKLIVQLSEQIGDAFLVGGLTSSRNYYVQVANELVGGGLSGVLFSNEIAVATRLTQGCSTIGTRHEITESDQNIIIKLDHRPALDVFKEDIGDILARDLNRVAGYIFAALPIQGSDTGDYLVRNLVGIDTENKLLAIGDYVEPGMSMMFARRDAQTAREDLEKMLRHLKAQLNGRIPRGGVYYSCLGRGENLFGKDSVELRLIQQQLGHFPLVGFFANGEISHHRLYGYTGVLTVFLS, from the coding sequence ATGAGTCAATTTAAAATGGGTCATGCCAGTGCCGACAATTGGCAAGTGGCCGCGTACCAATGTTTGCAGCAAATTGGCAGTGTTGGCCAAGCCAATTTAGGTTTTATTTATGCCACCGATCAATTTGCGGGCGAAATGGGCGAAATTCTGGTTTATTTAAAGCAAGAAACAGGGCTACAACATTGGGTCGGCAGTGTAGCAATGGGCGTTTGCGCAACGGGAATTGAATATTTTGATAAGCCTGCGATAGTGATTTTATTAGCGGAATTTCCAGAAGATTCTTTTCAAGTTTTTAGTACCATTACGGATGATTTTTCTGGTTTTATTAACAAGCATCAAGCGTGGTATCAATCGCGTCAGGCTTTATTTGCGATTGTTCACGGCGATCCCAATAATCGGCATTTGCCTAAATTAATTGTGCAATTAAGCGAACAAATAGGGGATGCGTTTTTAGTCGGCGGTTTAACCAGTTCTCGCAATTATTATGTGCAGGTGGCGAATGAATTGGTCGGTGGCGGCTTATCGGGTGTGCTATTTTCCAATGAAATTGCGGTGGCCACTCGTTTGACACAAGGCTGTTCTACTATTGGTACACGCCATGAAATTACTGAATCCGATCAGAATATTATTATTAAATTAGATCACCGTCCTGCCTTAGATGTTTTTAAAGAAGATATTGGTGATATTTTAGCACGAGATTTAAATCGCGTGGCCGGTTATATTTTTGCGGCATTACCCATTCAAGGTTCTGATACGGGTGATTATTTGGTGCGTAATTTAGTCGGTATTGATACCGAAAATAAATTATTAGCGATTGGGGATTATGTTGAGCCGGGAATGTCAATGATGTTTGCCCGCCGAGATGCGCAAACGGCACGTGAAGATTTAGAGAAAATGCTAAGGCATTTAAAAGCGCAATTAAATGGCAGAATTCCACGCGGTGGCGTTTATTATTCTTGCTTAGGTCGGGGTGAGAATTTATTTGGTAAGGATTCGGTAGAATTGCGTTTAATTCAACAGCAATTAGGGCATTTTCCTTTAGTGGGTTTTTTTGCTAATGGAGAGATTTCGCACCATCGTTTATACGGTTACACGGGTGTATTGACGGTATTTTTATCATAA
- a CDS encoding IS630 family transposase, translated as MNKRYEDLEELMSTGEAREVKRAMAVRMSLLGFVRAEAALACCVSVQFVDKWKAIYLASGVEGLKLAYKGSPGYLKPREREDVINWIQEKKTITIEELKRYLKEEYDVFYSSNTSYTKLLEEANLSYKKTHKENSAKDEVKVEAKKKEIKDLIDKEREQIESGEVMYWMQDESHQLWGDICGYVWSKKGERTSIKMSNYRTSQTWYGAVNIYTGEFILDRAKKADTKYTIDFINWLIYRYKEARHVIIWDGASYHRSEGLRTYLEKLNGGLPESEWKVRLLRFAPNAPEQNPVEDIWLQGKNWVRKNFHRLSSFKEVTSMFETFLSGKVFKFNKIKQYLIPNI; from the coding sequence ATGAACAAAAGATATGAAGATTTAGAAGAATTAATGTCAACAGGTGAAGCGAGAGAAGTGAAGCGAGCGATGGCAGTAAGAATGTCTTTGCTTGGTTTTGTGCGTGCGGAAGCGGCTTTAGCGTGTTGTGTCAGTGTGCAATTTGTGGATAAATGGAAAGCCATTTATTTAGCGTCAGGGGTTGAAGGATTAAAGTTAGCGTATAAAGGCTCACCAGGGTATTTAAAGCCGCGTGAACGAGAAGATGTGATTAATTGGATACAAGAAAAGAAGACAATAACAATAGAGGAACTAAAGAGATACTTAAAAGAGGAGTATGATGTTTTCTATTCTTCAAATACTTCTTATACTAAATTATTAGAAGAAGCGAATTTAAGTTATAAGAAGACACACAAAGAGAATTCGGCAAAAGATGAGGTAAAAGTGGAAGCTAAAAAAAAAGAGATTAAGGATTTAATAGATAAGGAGCGTGAACAGATAGAAAGTGGAGAGGTAATGTACTGGATGCAAGACGAAAGCCATCAGTTGTGGGGAGATATTTGTGGTTATGTTTGGTCGAAAAAAGGAGAAAGAACGTCAATAAAGATGAGTAATTATCGCACTTCTCAAACGTGGTATGGAGCGGTGAATATTTATACGGGAGAATTTATTTTAGATAGGGCAAAGAAAGCTGATACAAAATATACGATAGACTTTATTAACTGGCTCATTTACAGATATAAAGAAGCCCGTCATGTGATTATTTGGGATGGTGCAAGTTATCATCGTTCTGAAGGTTTAAGAACTTATTTAGAGAAATTAAATGGGGGACTTCCAGAATCAGAATGGAAAGTTCGTTTATTAAGATTTGCACCTAATGCCCCAGAGCAAAATCCAGTCGAGGATATTTGGCTTCAAGGTAAGAATTGGGTCAGAAAGAATTTTCATCGCCTATCAAGCTTTAAAGAAGTCACTAGTATGTTTGAGACCTTTTTGTCAGGTAAAGTGTTTAAGTTTAATAAAATTAAACAGTATCTTATACCTAATATCTAG
- a CDS encoding pirin family protein produces MLQRRLSADRGYFNYDWLETYHSFSFSNYYDPNYVQFGTLRVINEDKVSPNKGFSTHGHNDMEIVTYVLQGQLAHRDSMGNEKVIHAGEVQRMTAGTGITHSEYNASDRETVHLLQIWIKPNQLHLTPSYEQKSFAHLRQKTGQLHLIASIDKREESVLIHQDVSISLAYLKAAQKMTIPLSNDRRYYLHLITGKLAVNGSHLSTGDAFMIETETQLELTASAPCEIMLFDLA; encoded by the coding sequence TTTTAATTACGATTGGTTGGAAACTTACCATAGTTTTTCTTTTTCCAATTATTACGATCCTAATTATGTGCAGTTTGGTACATTACGGGTTATTAATGAAGATAAAGTCAGTCCCAATAAAGGATTTAGCACGCATGGCCATAATGACATGGAAATTGTCACTTATGTGTTGCAAGGGCAATTAGCGCATCGAGACAGCATGGGCAATGAAAAAGTGATTCACGCGGGCGAAGTGCAGCGCATGACGGCCGGCACGGGAATTACGCACAGCGAATATAACGCTTCTGATCGAGAAACAGTGCATTTATTGCAAATTTGGATTAAACCCAATCAATTGCATTTAACGCCCAGTTATGAACAAAAAAGTTTTGCGCATTTGCGCCAAAAAACAGGACAATTACATCTGATCGCTTCAATCGATAAGCGCGAAGAATCCGTATTAATTCATCAAGATGTTTCGATTTCTTTAGCTTATTTAAAAGCCGCACAAAAAATGACAATTCCGTTATCCAATGACAGACGTTATTATCTGCATTTAATCACGGGAAAATTAGCAGTAAATGGATCACATTTATCCACTGGCGATGCGTTTATGATCGAAACAGAAACGCAGTTAGAATTAACTGCTTCAGCCCCTTGTGAGATCATGTTATTTGATTTGGCTTAA
- a CDS encoding PKD domain-containing protein translates to MEIIPPTDGIISGYIGSTTVYCGNGDDNVVGEQCSVSGFTANTMRILTAIPKQGYTFSQWSDASVCGSMMDTPCLPITTGNGNTLTAYFSPKIAIQGNNLVCITGLSQEKPFSWLLKNKDGSIYKQGSSSTPSKGESAEVIAFEFSLAMGFKNASDNCIKIGNRMLFVSYPDTPNDMTNMCEVTAGGCQFNPTIKLVPEAQMFTTIRGFIWNDTDESGLQESGESYLSNWTVLLKRPDGSEISTVTSVDGYYEFTNLSAIGNYTVFTEIKESAIYTTSESEVVKVDLTNIPTAVSFGIKVEAIPQPINQPPVAAFNLDSVVSGYAPLTITAQNTSNDKDGYIVKQEWKISDGQVSTETTPSFTFTKGGEYTVILTVTDDKGAEASTTQKVFFLELNFGETGSFGGGSVADNQPPTAKFTVTPEQGVTPLVITLDASISTGPEGKALTYEWTSQPELSITAEKAPKLTLSQTGTYTFSLTVKDDKGLISEKVSKTVTVTEIPKVTLTVTPPVSGEVTATGILCGTICSGSYPVNVSVVLTATPAQGYVVDSWTGCTPSADKTTCQVTMDTAKTVAIHFKTEESNSDSVLAQRPECAAYNPYYDLKTKRITFPVIRVAAINPMTNEITSNVLYVKTQLALKPKTEYSFYIYKNKIEDITADFVLNPACPLSTYSSDESKLLIPVVSIPQAIKFGNQVVPATPLLYQVDMNFSSKTKLFDLGNVKELQQ, encoded by the coding sequence TTGGAAATTATACCTCCAACTGATGGAATTATTAGTGGGTATATTGGTTCTACCACTGTTTATTGTGGAAATGGTGATGACAACGTTGTTGGTGAGCAATGTAGTGTTTCTGGTTTTACAGCAAATACTATGCGTATCCTAACTGCTATACCAAAACAAGGTTACACCTTCTCTCAATGGTCAGATGCTTCAGTTTGTGGTTCTATGATGGATACACCTTGTCTGCCCATTACAACTGGCAATGGTAACACATTAACCGCTTACTTTAGTCCTAAAATTGCTATTCAAGGTAATAATCTTGTTTGCATTACTGGTCTTAGCCAAGAAAAGCCATTTTCATGGCTTTTAAAAAATAAGGATGGAAGTATTTACAAACAGGGAAGCTCTTCCACCCCGTCTAAAGGTGAATCTGCTGAGGTAATTGCTTTTGAATTTTCCTTAGCAATGGGCTTCAAGAATGCTTCGGACAATTGTATTAAAATCGGCAATCGTATGTTATTTGTAAGCTACCCAGATACACCTAACGATATGACTAACATGTGTGAAGTAACTGCTGGTGGTTGCCAATTTAATCCAACTATTAAACTAGTTCCTGAAGCACAAATGTTCACTACCATTCGAGGTTTCATATGGAATGATACTGATGAAAGTGGTTTACAAGAAAGCGGTGAATCATACTTGTCCAATTGGACTGTTCTGCTGAAACGTCCAGATGGTTCAGAAATATCTACTGTAACTAGTGTGGATGGGTATTATGAATTCACTAATTTATCTGCAATAGGGAATTATACTGTTTTTACAGAAATTAAAGAGTCTGCTATTTATACAACTTCGGAGTCTGAGGTAGTAAAAGTAGATTTGACCAATATTCCAACTGCGGTAAGCTTTGGAATTAAAGTGGAAGCAATTCCACAGCCAATTAATCAACCTCCAGTAGCGGCTTTCAACTTAGACAGTGTAGTGTCAGGATACGCCCCTTTAACTATCACAGCTCAAAATACTTCTAACGATAAAGATGGTTATATCGTTAAGCAAGAGTGGAAAATTTCAGACGGGCAAGTATCTACAGAAACAACACCAAGTTTTACATTTACAAAAGGAGGTGAATACACTGTAATTTTGACGGTGACAGATGACAAAGGGGCTGAGGCAAGTACAACGCAAAAAGTATTTTTCCTTGAGCTTAATTTTGGAGAAACGGGCAGTTTTGGCGGTGGGAGTGTTGCTGATAATCAACCCCCTACGGCAAAATTTACGGTCACTCCTGAACAAGGCGTTACCCCATTGGTAATCACTTTGGATGCGTCAATTTCCACTGGTCCCGAAGGCAAAGCACTGACTTATGAGTGGACAAGTCAACCTGAGCTTTCAATTACTGCGGAAAAAGCACCCAAGTTGACACTTTCCCAAACGGGAACATACACGTTCAGCTTAACCGTAAAAGACGACAAAGGACTAATCAGCGAGAAAGTCAGTAAAACAGTGACAGTTACCGAAATTCCTAAAGTAACTTTAACCGTGACTCCTCCTGTGAGTGGTGAGGTTACGGCGACAGGTATCTTATGTGGTACAATCTGTAGTGGAAGCTACCCCGTCAACGTGTCTGTTGTACTTACTGCAACCCCCGCACAAGGCTATGTGGTGGATAGCTGGACAGGTTGCACGCCCAGTGCAGATAAAACCACCTGCCAAGTTACGATGGATACAGCAAAAACTGTTGCGATTCACTTCAAGACAGAAGAAAGCAATAGTGATTCAGTATTGGCACAGCGTCCAGAATGTGCTGCGTACAATCCATACTATGATCTGAAGACTAAGCGAATTACATTCCCTGTTATCAGAGTAGCGGCTATCAATCCCATGACAAATGAGATTACAAGCAATGTTTTGTACGTCAAAACGCAGTTGGCATTAAAACCTAAGACAGAATATAGTTTTTATATCTACAAAAACAAAATTGAAGATATTACTGCTGATTTTGTGTTAAATCCTGCTTGTCCGTTATCAACTTATTCATCTGATGAGAGTAAACTTCTTATTCCTGTTGTTTCAATTCCTCAAGCGATCAAATTCGGCAACCAAGTGGTACCGGCTACTCCATTGCTGTACCAAGTGGACATGAACTTTTCCTCGAAAACGAAACTGTTTGACTTGGGTAATGTAAAGGAATTGCAGCAATAA
- a CDS encoding response regulator: MVSTIPLVLAVDDSAANLTFLHLVLQKQGYAVLLASDGQTALELALKTPPDLILLDVTMPYWDGYETCLQLKQQAVLKNIPILFLSAHGDASSRLKAFAVGAVDYVSKPFQEEELLARVRTHIELYRLREKLEQEIAQRDEKLLEYATELERKVEQRTAELSKAKEEAEAANHSKSQFLANMSHELRTPMNAIIGYSEILMEDANDLALDDFVEDLKKIHSSATHLLGLINDVLDLSKIESGRMELFLEDFSLPQLIDDIVGTVRPLMEKNGNRFEVCLEQMSEIMHADLTKTRQILFNLLSNAAKFTERGIIKLTAKRTLENGEDWVIFSVADNGIGMTLEQQNKLFRPFMQADASTTRRYGGTGLGLTISRQFAEMMGGSITTASEFGQGSCFTVQLPTQVSLVQAYSESLKQTESLLEGDGIVLVIDDDLIVRELLKNYLGKLGYSVAVAADGSEGLNLARKLRPDAILLDVKMPGMDGWNVLSQLKADTLLADIPVIMTSIEDNRNMGYALGATDYLIKPVSRQQLANILDKYHIHQDETPLVMVIEDDPVTQERLSAGLKQQGWRVFKAENGQVALEHLNERKPVLILLDLLMPVMDGFEFLQHLRQHPQWQDIPVIVLTSTKLSAKDHEELNGYVESIVKKENYCSHDLLDRIRVLVSEAAQRHITAND, translated from the coding sequence ATGGTTTCAACCATCCCCCTTGTGCTTGCTGTAGATGACAGTGCGGCTAATTTAACATTTTTGCATCTGGTGTTGCAAAAACAAGGTTATGCGGTGTTATTAGCCAGTGATGGGCAGACGGCATTAGAATTGGCTTTAAAAACGCCCCCTGACTTGATTTTATTGGATGTCACCATGCCGTATTGGGATGGTTATGAAACGTGCTTGCAGTTAAAACAACAAGCGGTTTTAAAAAATATTCCTATTTTATTTTTATCCGCGCATGGTGATGCTTCCAGTCGCTTAAAAGCCTTTGCCGTAGGCGCAGTGGATTATGTCAGTAAACCTTTTCAAGAAGAAGAATTATTAGCGCGGGTACGCACCCATATTGAATTATATCGTTTGCGTGAGAAATTGGAACAAGAAATTGCGCAACGCGATGAGAAATTATTGGAATATGCCACCGAATTGGAGCGTAAAGTAGAACAACGAACTGCTGAATTAAGTAAAGCTAAAGAAGAAGCCGAAGCCGCTAACCATTCTAAAAGCCAATTTTTAGCCAATATGAGCCATGAATTGCGTACGCCTATGAATGCGATTATTGGTTATAGTGAAATTTTAATGGAAGATGCCAATGATTTGGCATTAGATGATTTTGTTGAAGATTTAAAAAAGATTCATAGTTCTGCCACGCATTTATTGGGATTGATCAATGACGTGTTGGATTTATCAAAGATTGAATCAGGACGAATGGAATTATTTTTAGAAGATTTCAGTTTGCCACAATTAATTGATGATATTGTGGGGACGGTTCGGCCTTTAATGGAAAAAAATGGCAACCGCTTTGAAGTGTGTTTAGAACAGATGAGCGAAATCATGCACGCCGATTTAACAAAAACTCGGCAAATTTTATTTAATCTATTGAGCAATGCGGCAAAATTTACCGAACGAGGCATTATTAAATTAACCGCAAAACGGACGCTAGAAAATGGAGAAGATTGGGTTATCTTTTCCGTGGCGGATAATGGAATTGGTATGACATTGGAGCAGCAAAATAAGTTATTCCGTCCTTTCATGCAAGCCGATGCTTCTACCACAAGACGCTATGGCGGGACAGGGTTAGGTTTAACCATTAGTCGCCAATTTGCGGAAATGATGGGCGGTTCTATTACTACAGCCAGCGAGTTTGGTCAAGGCAGTTGTTTCACGGTGCAATTGCCCACGCAAGTTTCTTTAGTGCAAGCCTATAGTGAATCATTAAAACAAACCGAATCTTTATTAGAAGGAGATGGTATTGTTTTGGTCATTGATGATGATTTAATCGTGAGAGAATTATTAAAGAATTATTTGGGTAAATTGGGTTATTCCGTAGCGGTTGCCGCAGATGGCAGTGAGGGATTAAATTTAGCCCGAAAATTGCGCCCAGATGCAATTTTATTAGATGTAAAAATGCCGGGGATGGATGGTTGGAATGTGCTGTCACAATTAAAAGCAGATACTTTATTGGCTGATATTCCGGTCATTATGACTTCGATAGAAGACAATCGCAATATGGGTTATGCGTTGGGGGCAACGGATTATTTAATTAAGCCTGTAAGTCGGCAGCAATTGGCTAATATTTTAGACAAGTATCATATTCATCAAGATGAAACGCCATTAGTGATGGTTATTGAAGATGATCCAGTCACGCAAGAACGCCTAAGTGCAGGATTAAAACAACAAGGTTGGCGCGTTTTTAAAGCGGAAAATGGTCAAGTGGCTTTAGAGCATTTAAATGAACGCAAACCTGTATTAATTTTATTAGATTTATTGATGCCGGTGATGGATGGGTTTGAATTTTTACAACATTTGCGTCAACATCCGCAATGGCAAGATATTCCTGTGATTGTTTTGACTTCGACCAAATTGAGTGCAAAAGATCATGAAGAATTGAATGGTTATGTGGAATCGATTGTGAAAAAAGAAAATTATTGTAGCCACGATTTACTGGATCGCATTCGGGTTTTAGTCAGTGAAGCTGCGCAACGCCATATTACTGCTAATGATTGA
- a CDS encoding CAP domain-containing protein, with translation MRYFIAFLLIFISIQANASQYDAELLRLTNAERSKQKLPALTLNTRLGEVAQKHAEDMAKNRYFSHTGKDGSTPSSRLTAAGYAFYYVGENIAAGNATPAATIEQWMNSTGHRANILGENYTEIGFGYFADPNSPYRHYWVQLFAKGKETIPETTPIALTKANNLFNRIEKDYNVKPDSTTLSSGTDNETIYYRLYFNGTAGLVVYKNGFYLAEYKRQWFFKNLGSLEEANRTYCDSKCW, from the coding sequence ATGCGCTATTTTATTGCTTTTTTATTGATATTTATCAGCATTCAGGCTAATGCCAGCCAATATGATGCGGAATTGTTGCGTTTAACCAATGCCGAACGCAGCAAGCAAAAATTGCCCGCCTTGACGCTTAACACTCGTTTAGGAGAAGTGGCGCAAAAACACGCGGAAGACATGGCAAAAAACCGTTATTTCAGCCACACCGGCAAAGACGGTTCAACGCCCAGTAGTCGCCTCACGGCGGCGGGTTATGCGTTTTATTATGTGGGAGAAAATATTGCGGCGGGTAATGCCACACCAGCGGCGACGATTGAACAATGGATGAACAGCACGGGGCATCGTGCCAATATTTTGGGTGAAAATTATACCGAAATTGGTTTTGGTTATTTCGCAGACCCTAATAGTCCTTATCGCCATTATTGGGTGCAATTATTCGCTAAAGGTAAAGAAACCATACCCGAAACCACACCAATTGCTTTAACTAAAGCGAATAATTTGTTTAATCGCATTGAAAAAGATTATAACGTTAAACCAGACAGCACCACATTAAGCAGTGGTACGGATAATGAAACAATTTATTATCGTCTGTATTTTAACGGAACAGCAGGATTGGTGGTTTATAAAAACGGTTTTTATTTGGCTGAATATAAGCGACAATGGTTTTTTAAAAATTTAGGTTCTTTAGAAGAAGCCAACCGTACTTATTGTGACAGCAAATGCTGGTAA
- a CDS encoding glycine cleavage system protein R, translating to MQSVILCVMGQWRADWLMYCCQLIQEHGGQIGDSRLLRSHDQALFSVQVMGAWDAIVKLEHALPRIEKQLGVRCFSQRVTQNPASIEPYLPYIVEVTAPLDGEWLTILVRFFHEQGLNIADLHTQQHLSPSSQLPLLTLTLTVHVPVQHSLSILRGEFIDLCDALNIDAMLSPLR from the coding sequence ATGCAATCTGTGATTCTATGTGTAATGGGTCAATGGCGTGCGGATTGGTTGATGTATTGCTGTCAACTCATTCAAGAGCATGGGGGTCAAATCGGTGACTCACGTCTGCTGCGTTCCCACGATCAGGCTTTATTTTCCGTGCAAGTGATGGGGGCTTGGGATGCCATTGTCAAATTAGAACATGCCCTGCCGCGAATAGAAAAACAGCTAGGTGTGCGCTGCTTTAGTCAGCGTGTCACACAAAATCCTGCCTCTATAGAACCTTATCTGCCCTACATTGTCGAAGTCACTGCACCCTTAGACGGAGAATGGTTGACTATTTTGGTGCGATTCTTTCACGAACAGGGACTCAATATTGCCGATTTGCACACGCAACAACACCTTAGCCCTTCATCACAACTGCCTTTACTCACGCTGACATTGACCGTACACGTGCCTGTGCAGCATTCCCTCTCAATTTTACGCGGGGAATTTATTGATTTGTGCGATGCACTCAATATAGACGCAATGTTGTCGCCACTGCGATAA